In the genome of Anaerolineae bacterium, the window AAAATAGCCTGGACCCGATAAATTTTAACGGCCAATTTTTATTTCGTGCTCAAAAAAGTGTCAACTAAATTGTGAACCATCCCTAAAATCCACCTTCAAAATAAATCATTGCGAGGCGACATGTTACTGGCAGGAGATATTGGCGGCACTAAAACAAACCTGGCTATTTTTGAAACGGGCGACACTTTACAGGTCAAAACAGAAACCACTTTCAAGAGCGCTGATTATCCAAACCTGGAAGCCATTGTCCGGGAATTTCTGGCCGATACCGGCGCAACCGTAAACAAAGCGGTTTTTGGCGTGGCCGGCCCGGTGGTCAAGGGCCGGTCAAGGATTACCAACCTGCCCTGGGTTATCTCGGAAAGTTCCCTGCGGGAAAACTCAAATGTGCCGGTGGTAAAACTACTCAACGATCTGGAAGCCATTGGTTATGCTGTGCCCCACCTGCCCGCTGATGATCTGGCCATGCTCAATAGCGACCAGATGGATACCGGCCAGGGCGGCAACAAAGCCATCATCGCCCCCGGCACGGGCCTGGGCGAAGCGGTTCTTTTTGCCCACAACGGCCATTACTACGTGCTGGCCTCTGAGGGCGGCCACACCGACTTTGGCCCCAAAAATTCGCTGGAAATTGAATTACTGCGTTATCTGCAAGGCAAATTCGACCATATCAGTTACGAACGGGTTTGCTCCGGCAACGGCATTCCCAATATCTACGCTTTTTTAAAAGACCGCCAGGTTGTTTCAGCAAACGCTCAAATAGATGCCCAAATTAACCGGGCCAATGACCCCACGCCCATCATTATTCAAAACGGCCTGGCCGGAACGTGTGAACTATGCCAAACTGTGGTGGATATGTTTGTCTCTATTCTGGGCGCTGAGGCGGGCAACCTGGCCCTCAAAGTGATGGCTACCGGAGGCCTCTATCTGGGGGGCGGCATCCCACCCAGAATATTGCCCCGGCTGCAAGACGGCACGTTTATGGCCGCCTTTACCAACAAAGGCCGTTTTGCCGAAATATTGGTACGCATCCCCATTTACGTTATCCTCAATAATAAAGCGCCCCTGCTGGGCGCAGCTTGTTATGGAGCAAACCTCTAATCAGGCATGCCCTCAAGAAAAATTTTAACACGCAAATGATATTACTGTTCTTGATCAGGAGCCAAAATGCTTGAACAAACACCGGACCTTTCCACCGTACGCAGCCAATTCCCGGCCTTGCAGCAAAAAGATGAGCAGGATCGCCCTTACGTTTATTTTGACGGGCCGGGCGGCACGCAGGTTCCCCAACCCGTTATCGCCGCAATAACGGATTATCTGATTCACACCAACGCCAATCACGGGGGGCATTTTGCCACCAGCCGCCGCAGCGATGAAATGATTGGCCAGGCCCGGCTGGCCATGGCCGATTTTCTTAATGCCGCCTTGCCCCAAGAGATTGTTTTTGGGCCTAACATGACCAGCCTTACTTTTAACCTTAGCCGCGCCATTGCGCGTACCCTGCAACCCGGCCACGAGATTGTGGTCACTCGCCTGGACCACGACGCCAATATTGCCCCCTGGCTGGCCCTGGCTGAGCAGGGAATAGAGGTCAAATGGGCCGATTTTGACGTAGAGGATTGCCGGCTTAACCTGGAACACTTGGCCTCGCTGCTTACGGATAAAACAAAACTGGTGGCCGTGGGTTATGCTTCAAACGCAGTAGGCACTATTAATCCCCTGGGCCACATTGCGGCTCTGGCGCGGAACGTGGGAGCCTGGTTGTGGGTTGACGCCGTACACTACGCCCCCCACGGCCCTATTGACGTGCAAACCCTCGGCTGCGACTTTTTGGTCTGTTCGGCCTACAAATTTTTTGGCCCACACGTGGGCGTATTGTGGGGTCGCCTGGATTTACTGGAAAGCCTGCCTGCCTACAAGGTCCGTCCCGCCAACCCCCACCCGCCTCACAAATTTGAAACCGGCACCCAGAATCACGAGGGCATCGCCGGTGTTGCCGCCGCCGTCAACTACCTGGCGGCGCTAGGCCAGGAATATGGGGCGCAGTTTGCGCCGGAACTTAAAAATTATGAAGGGCGACGTTTGGCCTTGAAGCAAGCGATGAAGGCCATTGTTGCTTATGAGCGGCCCTTGTTTGCCTATTTATTAGACGAAGTGCAACAAATCCCCGGCCTTGTTGTTTACGGCATCACCCACCCCTCCCAGCTTGACCAACGCTGTCCCACCCTGGCCTTTACCCGGGCCGGTTTCACTCCCCAAGAGATTGCCGCTTACCTGGGCGAACAAGGTATTTTTGTATGGGATGGCAACTACTATGCCTTGAGCGTTACCGAACGTTTGGGCCTGGAAGACTCTGGCGGCATGGTGCGGATTGGCCTGGCGCACTACAATACCCGGTCAGAAGTTGACCGTCTGTTGGCCGCCCTGCGGGAGATGTAACGCCGTAAATGATTTTTACCTTTTATATCCCATTCAAGTATAATATTGTACATCTTGAAATTGAGAGTTAAGGAAAAAATCCTGATGACCGAGCGCAAAATCAGAGTACTGGTAGCCAAACCCGGCCTGGATGGGCACGACCGCGGGGCCAAAGTGGTGGCCCGCGCCCTGCGTGACGCCGGGATGGAAGTGATTTACACCGGCCTGCGCCAAACCCCGGACATGATTGCCGAAACCGCCCTCCAGGAAGATGTAGATGTGGTCGGCCTGTCAATTTTGTCGGGGGCGCACATGGCCCTGGCCCCCAAAATTATGGCCCGGCTCAAAGAAAATGAACTAAACGACGTCCTGGTCATCATCGGCGGGATCATCCCGGCCGAGGATATTGAAGCGCTGCGCCAACTGGGCGTGCATGGGATTTTTGGCCCGGGCGCATCCACTACGGATATTGTTAATTTTATTCGTGAGCGTGTGGCCAATAACGGGCCAAGAGTGTAAAAATGATTAAAGGCAACCGGGTCACTCTCCGCGCCATTGAGCGCGATGATATTCCCCGCTACGTCACCTGGCTGAACGATCCTGAAGTAACGCATCACCTCGCCCTATTCCTCCCCATGAACCTTGATGATGAAACCGACTGGTA includes:
- the glk gene encoding glucokinase, producing MLLAGDIGGTKTNLAIFETGDTLQVKTETTFKSADYPNLEAIVREFLADTGATVNKAVFGVAGPVVKGRSRITNLPWVISESSLRENSNVPVVKLLNDLEAIGYAVPHLPADDLAMLNSDQMDTGQGGNKAIIAPGTGLGEAVLFAHNGHYYVLASEGGHTDFGPKNSLEIELLRYLQGKFDHISYERVCSGNGIPNIYAFLKDRQVVSANAQIDAQINRANDPTPIIIQNGLAGTCELCQTVVDMFVSILGAEAGNLALKVMATGGLYLGGGIPPRILPRLQDGTFMAAFTNKGRFAEILVRIPIYVILNNKAPLLGAACYGANL
- a CDS encoding cysteine desulfurase-like protein, translated to MLEQTPDLSTVRSQFPALQQKDEQDRPYVYFDGPGGTQVPQPVIAAITDYLIHTNANHGGHFATSRRSDEMIGQARLAMADFLNAALPQEIVFGPNMTSLTFNLSRAIARTLQPGHEIVVTRLDHDANIAPWLALAEQGIEVKWADFDVEDCRLNLEHLASLLTDKTKLVAVGYASNAVGTINPLGHIAALARNVGAWLWVDAVHYAPHGPIDVQTLGCDFLVCSAYKFFGPHVGVLWGRLDLLESLPAYKVRPANPHPPHKFETGTQNHEGIAGVAAAVNYLAALGQEYGAQFAPELKNYEGRRLALKQAMKAIVAYERPLFAYLLDEVQQIPGLVVYGITHPSQLDQRCPTLAFTRAGFTPQEIAAYLGEQGIFVWDGNYYALSVTERLGLEDSGGMVRIGLAHYNTRSEVDRLLAALREM
- a CDS encoding cobalamin B12-binding domain-containing protein — its product is MTERKIRVLVAKPGLDGHDRGAKVVARALRDAGMEVIYTGLRQTPDMIAETALQEDVDVVGLSILSGAHMALAPKIMARLKENELNDVLVIIGGIIPAEDIEALRQLGVHGIFGPGASTTDIVNFIRERVANNGPRV